Proteins found in one Gemmatimonas sp. genomic segment:
- a CDS encoding ferredoxin:protochlorophyllide reductase (ATP-dependent) subunit N gives MNTVLELPVIRERGQREVFCGLTGIVWLHRKMQDAFFLVVGSRTCAHLVQSAAGVMIFAEPRFATAILSERDLAGLADANDELDRCVKQLLERRPDISTLFLVGSCPSEVIKLDLQRAAERLNEQLMPRVRILNYSGSGIETTFTQGEDACLRCMVPHLPESSSATAELMVVGTIADVVEDQFKRLFAKLGIGPVHFFPPRMARDLPPVGPNTKLLLAQPFLGETARALIARGATLLSAPYPFGVNGTTAWLKAATTEWGVSDELFTSVTAAPAERARVALSRYRPWLTGKRVFFFPDSQLEIPLARFLYEECGAELVEVGTPYLDKLMISAELERLPATAQISEGQDVEKQLDRCREARPDLTVCGLGLANPLEAEGLRTKWSIELVFSPVHGYEQAGDLAELFARPLDRAQRLAV, from the coding sequence ATGAACACCGTTTTGGAACTCCCGGTCATTCGCGAGCGTGGTCAGCGCGAAGTCTTCTGCGGCCTCACCGGCATCGTGTGGCTGCATCGGAAAATGCAGGACGCCTTCTTTCTCGTGGTCGGCTCGCGTACCTGTGCGCATCTGGTGCAGTCGGCCGCCGGCGTCATGATTTTTGCCGAGCCGCGCTTCGCCACGGCGATTCTCAGTGAACGTGATCTGGCCGGCCTCGCCGATGCCAACGACGAACTCGATCGCTGCGTGAAGCAGTTGCTCGAACGGCGCCCCGACATCTCGACGCTCTTCCTCGTGGGCTCGTGTCCGTCGGAAGTGATCAAGCTCGACCTGCAGCGCGCGGCCGAACGGCTCAATGAGCAATTGATGCCGCGTGTACGCATTCTGAACTACTCGGGCAGCGGTATCGAGACCACGTTCACGCAAGGCGAGGATGCCTGCTTGCGCTGCATGGTGCCGCATCTCCCCGAGTCGTCGAGCGCCACGGCCGAACTCATGGTCGTCGGTACGATCGCCGACGTGGTCGAAGATCAGTTTAAGCGCCTGTTCGCGAAGCTTGGTATCGGACCGGTGCACTTCTTCCCGCCGCGGATGGCGCGCGATCTGCCTCCCGTTGGACCGAACACGAAGCTGCTGCTCGCCCAGCCGTTCCTGGGCGAAACGGCGCGCGCGCTCATCGCGCGCGGCGCCACGCTGCTGTCGGCGCCGTATCCGTTCGGCGTGAACGGCACGACCGCATGGCTCAAGGCGGCCACCACCGAGTGGGGCGTCAGCGACGAGCTGTTCACCAGCGTCACGGCAGCGCCGGCCGAGCGTGCGCGCGTCGCGCTGTCGCGCTACCGTCCGTGGCTCACCGGCAAGCGCGTGTTCTTCTTCCCCGATTCGCAGCTCGAGATTCCGCTCGCGCGTTTTCTGTATGAGGAGTGCGGTGCGGAGTTGGTCGAAGTCGGTACGCCGTATCTCGACAAGCTGATGATCTCGGCCGAACTCGAACGGCTTCCGGCCACCGCGCAGATCAGCGAGGGGCAGGATGTCGAGAAGCAGCTCGATCGCTGTCGCGAGGCTCGCCCCGATCTCACCGTGTGCGGACTCGGGCTCGCCAATCCCCTCGAGGCCGAGGGGCTGCGCACCAAGTGGTCCATCGAACTCGTGTTCTCGCCGGTGCACGGCTACGAACAGGCCGGCGATCTGGCCGAACTTTTTGCGCGACCGCTCGATCGCGCTCAGCGACTCGCGGTCTGA
- a CDS encoding magnesium chelatase subunit H: MAANSVAKPIPIRVAITTLDAHLADAFGRAGAALVREIPGLTITMHVAADFGSDPLAAERARQDIAQANIVVCTQLFQEEYANAVYEAVLARRDAADAVLCALCTPELVKCTKLGKFDMSGGESRSPLSPINLLKKLRGSRGDGKSSGERQMSALRTLPSILKFIPGTAQDVRAYLLLIQYWLAGTAENIEQMVKYAIDRYADGPRKALRGKLNPQQPQAYPEVGLWHPALANRGMTERMEELPRHRGADAGTVGVLVGRSYLLADNVAHYAAVVRALESKGLRVVPAFASALDARPAVEKYFTNGKGQATIDAMINLTGFSLVGGPAYNNSEAAQDVLKGLDVPYITLQTLEFQTIQEWRNDARGLNPLQATLQIAIPELDGAIVPTVFGGKGEPQPGKAAASEPIPERVDRVAERVAKLVVLRRKERAQRKIALILFNFPPNAGNTGSAAYLAVFPSMQRVLASLKEQGYTVDLPSSADDLRERITGGNRERYGAPANVHTTIRTDDHVRREPYLAEIEKTWGPAPGRQLSDGQSIQVMGLQLGNVFIGVQPSFGWEGDPMRLLFEGGFSPTHAFSAFYRWLREDFAADAILHFGTHGALEFMPGKQSGLDDRCWPDRLIGDAPNVYLYASNNSSEGTLAKRRGNATLVSYLTPPVANAGLYRGLLDLKSTLDRWRALDQTKAGDASSLRELIQQQAAAVELADAEPAWTASETDARVTTLRDRLLELEYELIPMGLHVVGEPMTPDARAGVLVEMARSGRPELELPPIGDTVVAGQSTRAASDDTVQVVDQLVRATVRSLVESKDVRSAMRVALSAAKAQGLRIADERALKQHLEALGGFDAMLSEDREVAGILRALDARYVSPAPGGDLLRNPQVLPTGRNIYGFDPYRVPSAVAMLEGRVRAEQLLARYVADNGALPESVAVVLWGTDNMKSEGTPLAQVMSLMGVVPRFDAVGRLTGARLLPLTSLGRPRVDVVVTLSGIFRDLLPLQVKLLAEAALICAQADEDPSQNFIRKHALETMQETGCDLATAALRVFSNADGAYGSNVNLLIDTGKWEKEDELADLFVQRKGFAYGTDGRPSCQPALMKRALGQATLSFQGLDSVDLGATDIDQYVESLGGMTRVIAQQRGGEAPAVYVGDYNNAQGKVRTLTEQVELESRTKLLNPRWYESQLEYGYEGARNIAGHVITTFGWSATGGKGAVPEWVYAEATKTFVLDDAMRERLAQANPDAASGLAQRLLEANDRGFWSPDEATLEALRNAAADLEDRLEGVYA; the protein is encoded by the coding sequence ATGGCCGCTAACAGCGTGGCGAAGCCCATCCCGATCCGCGTCGCGATCACGACGCTCGACGCGCACCTCGCCGACGCCTTCGGGCGCGCTGGCGCCGCGCTCGTACGTGAGATCCCGGGCCTTACGATCACGATGCATGTGGCGGCCGACTTCGGGAGCGATCCGCTGGCCGCCGAGCGGGCGCGACAGGACATCGCGCAGGCCAATATCGTGGTCTGCACGCAGCTCTTTCAGGAAGAGTATGCGAATGCGGTATACGAGGCGGTACTGGCGCGTCGCGATGCGGCCGACGCGGTGCTCTGCGCGCTGTGTACGCCGGAGCTCGTGAAATGCACGAAGCTCGGCAAGTTCGATATGAGCGGTGGGGAGTCGCGGTCACCGCTCTCGCCCATCAATCTGCTGAAGAAGCTCCGCGGTTCGCGTGGCGACGGCAAGTCGAGTGGCGAGCGGCAGATGTCGGCGCTTCGCACCCTGCCGTCGATTCTCAAGTTCATTCCCGGCACGGCGCAGGATGTGCGTGCCTACCTGTTGCTGATCCAGTACTGGCTGGCCGGCACGGCGGAGAACATTGAGCAGATGGTGAAGTATGCCATCGATCGATACGCCGATGGCCCGCGAAAGGCGCTGCGCGGCAAGTTGAATCCGCAGCAACCGCAGGCATACCCCGAAGTCGGACTGTGGCATCCCGCACTGGCGAATCGCGGGATGACGGAGCGCATGGAGGAACTGCCGCGTCATCGTGGCGCGGACGCGGGCACGGTGGGCGTGCTCGTCGGTCGGTCGTATCTGCTGGCCGACAACGTGGCGCACTACGCGGCGGTGGTTCGGGCCCTCGAGTCGAAGGGATTGCGCGTGGTGCCGGCGTTCGCATCCGCGCTCGATGCGCGTCCGGCCGTCGAGAAGTACTTCACGAACGGCAAAGGGCAGGCGACGATCGACGCCATGATCAATCTCACGGGCTTCTCGCTCGTGGGAGGTCCGGCCTACAACAACTCCGAAGCAGCGCAAGACGTACTCAAGGGCCTCGACGTCCCCTACATCACGCTGCAGACGCTCGAATTTCAGACCATTCAGGAATGGCGGAACGACGCGCGTGGCCTGAATCCACTGCAGGCCACTCTGCAGATCGCGATTCCCGAACTCGATGGCGCCATCGTGCCCACCGTGTTCGGCGGCAAGGGTGAACCGCAGCCCGGGAAGGCGGCGGCGTCGGAGCCGATCCCCGAGCGCGTCGACCGGGTGGCCGAGCGCGTCGCAAAATTGGTGGTGCTGCGTCGAAAGGAGCGCGCGCAACGCAAGATTGCGCTGATCCTCTTCAACTTCCCGCCGAACGCCGGGAACACCGGCAGTGCGGCGTACCTCGCGGTGTTCCCCTCCATGCAGCGCGTCCTCGCGTCGCTCAAGGAACAGGGATACACGGTTGACCTGCCGTCGAGCGCCGACGACCTCCGCGAGCGCATCACCGGTGGCAATCGGGAGCGCTACGGTGCGCCGGCCAATGTGCACACCACGATTCGCACCGACGACCATGTGCGTCGTGAGCCGTATCTGGCGGAGATCGAGAAGACGTGGGGCCCGGCGCCCGGTCGGCAGCTGTCCGACGGCCAGTCCATCCAAGTCATGGGGCTGCAACTCGGCAACGTGTTCATCGGCGTGCAACCGTCATTCGGATGGGAAGGCGATCCGATGCGGCTCCTCTTCGAAGGCGGCTTCTCGCCCACGCACGCCTTCAGCGCCTTCTACCGCTGGCTGCGTGAAGACTTCGCGGCCGATGCGATTCTGCACTTCGGGACCCACGGCGCACTCGAGTTCATGCCGGGCAAGCAGTCGGGACTCGACGACCGCTGCTGGCCCGATCGTCTGATCGGCGATGCGCCGAACGTGTATCTCTACGCGTCGAACAACTCGTCCGAAGGCACGCTGGCCAAGCGCCGCGGCAACGCCACGCTGGTGTCGTATCTCACGCCGCCGGTGGCGAATGCCGGCTTGTATCGCGGCCTGCTCGATCTCAAGAGCACGCTCGATCGCTGGCGCGCGCTCGATCAGACGAAAGCCGGTGACGCCTCGTCCTTGCGCGAGCTGATCCAGCAGCAAGCGGCCGCCGTCGAATTGGCCGACGCCGAGCCAGCGTGGACGGCGAGCGAGACGGATGCGCGCGTCACGACGCTCCGTGACCGGTTGCTGGAGCTCGAGTACGAATTGATCCCGATGGGTCTGCACGTGGTCGGTGAACCGATGACGCCCGATGCGCGCGCCGGTGTATTGGTGGAGATGGCGCGATCGGGGCGTCCGGAGTTGGAGCTGCCGCCGATCGGTGATACCGTCGTGGCGGGGCAGAGCACGCGTGCCGCCTCGGACGACACCGTGCAGGTGGTCGATCAGCTGGTCCGCGCCACGGTGCGATCGCTCGTCGAGAGCAAAGACGTGCGTTCCGCGATGCGCGTCGCGTTGAGCGCAGCCAAGGCGCAAGGCCTGCGCATCGCCGACGAACGCGCGCTCAAGCAGCATCTCGAGGCGCTTGGCGGCTTCGATGCCATGCTCAGCGAGGATCGTGAAGTGGCCGGTATTCTCCGCGCGCTCGACGCGCGGTATGTGTCGCCGGCGCCGGGCGGTGACTTGCTACGCAATCCGCAGGTGCTCCCCACGGGACGCAACATCTACGGCTTCGATCCGTACCGCGTACCGAGCGCGGTGGCCATGCTCGAAGGGCGCGTGCGCGCGGAGCAGCTCTTGGCGCGCTACGTGGCTGACAACGGCGCGCTGCCGGAGTCGGTGGCGGTCGTGCTCTGGGGCACCGACAACATGAAGAGCGAGGGCACACCGCTGGCGCAGGTGATGTCGCTGATGGGCGTGGTGCCGCGTTTCGACGCCGTCGGACGACTCACGGGCGCCCGACTGCTGCCGCTCACGTCACTTGGGCGTCCTCGCGTCGACGTGGTCGTCACGCTGTCGGGCATCTTCCGCGACCTGTTGCCGCTGCAGGTGAAGCTCTTGGCCGAGGCGGCGCTCATCTGCGCGCAGGCCGATGAAGACCCGTCGCAGAATTTCATTCGCAAGCACGCGCTCGAGACGATGCAGGAGACCGGGTGCGATCTCGCCACCGCCGCGCTACGAGTGTTCTCCAACGCCGACGGCGCGTACGGCTCGAACGTCAACTTGCTGATCGACACCGGCAAGTGGGAGAAGGAAGACGAGTTAGCCGATTTGTTCGTGCAGCGGAAGGGCTTTGCGTACGGCACCGACGGCCGTCCGTCGTGCCAGCCGGCGCTGATGAAGCGGGCGCTGGGGCAGGCGACCTTGTCATTCCAAGGGCTCGACTCCGTTGACCTCGGCGCCACCGATATCGATCAGTACGTGGAATCGCTGGGTGGCATGACGCGCGTGATCGCGCAGCAGCGTGGCGGCGAAGCGCCGGCCGTGTACGTGGGCGACTACAACAACGCGCAGGGCAAGGTTCGCACGCTGACCGAGCAGGTCGAGCTCGAGTCGCGCACCAAGCTGCTCAATCCGCGATGGTACGAGAGCCAGCTGGAGTACGGCTACGAAGGCGCCCGCAACATCGCCGGCCACGTGATCACCACCTTTGGATGGTCGGCCACGGGCGGGAAGGGCGCCGTGCCGGAATGGGTGTACGCCGAAGCGACGAAGACCTTTGTGCTCGATGATGCCATGCGCGAGCGTCTCGCCCAGGCGAATCCGGATGCCGCGTCAGGGCTCGCGCAGCGTCTGCTCGAAGCGAACGACCGAGGATTTTGGTCCCCCGATGAAGCGACGCTCGAGGCGCTGCGCAATGCGGCAGCGGACCTCGAAGACCGTCTGGAGGGGGTGTACGCATGA
- the acsF gene encoding magnesium-protoporphyrin IX monomethyl ester (oxidative) cyclase — translation MYPTATELPVRAYDNVNESTKNAQQDAILSPRFYTTDFAKIDALKIKTEHQQMWDDILAEFRRDPNKNHFKRNEEFDVDLSAMDPELREQFVEFLVSSVTAEFSGCILYAEIKKRIKNPEVRELFGFMSRDEGRHAGFINHTLNDFDVAVDLSFLTKAKKYTFFQPKFIYYATYLSEKIGYARYVTIFRNFEKQPDKRFHPIFKWFENWCLDEFRHGEAFAVLMRSNPELLEGRNKLWIRFFLLAVFCTMYVRDHARAPFFKHMGIDVDDYDRRVITLTNQISRQVFPDTVDTESEAFWALMDRMWRNTDAMRKAEAAGGFLSKVKVVLLKGANALTFVQLYLRPPHRQALPADVRMQPVW, via the coding sequence ATGTACCCTACCGCCACCGAGTTGCCCGTTCGCGCGTATGACAACGTGAACGAGAGCACCAAGAACGCCCAGCAGGACGCGATCCTCAGTCCGAGGTTTTACACCACGGATTTCGCGAAGATCGACGCCCTCAAGATCAAGACCGAACACCAGCAGATGTGGGACGACATCCTCGCGGAGTTCCGTCGGGATCCCAACAAGAATCACTTCAAGCGCAACGAAGAATTCGACGTCGATCTCTCGGCCATGGATCCCGAACTGCGCGAGCAGTTCGTGGAATTCCTCGTGTCGTCGGTGACGGCGGAATTCAGCGGGTGCATTCTGTATGCCGAGATCAAGAAGCGCATCAAGAATCCGGAAGTGCGCGAGCTGTTCGGCTTTATGAGCCGTGACGAGGGACGTCACGCCGGTTTCATCAATCACACGCTGAACGATTTCGACGTGGCCGTCGATCTCAGCTTCCTCACGAAGGCGAAGAAGTACACGTTCTTCCAGCCGAAGTTCATCTACTATGCGACGTACCTCTCCGAGAAGATCGGGTACGCGCGCTATGTGACGATCTTCCGGAATTTTGAGAAGCAGCCGGACAAGCGGTTCCACCCCATCTTCAAGTGGTTCGAGAACTGGTGCCTCGATGAGTTCCGTCACGGAGAAGCCTTTGCCGTGCTGATGCGCTCCAATCCGGAACTGCTGGAAGGGCGCAACAAGCTCTGGATCCGCTTCTTCCTGCTGGCCGTGTTCTGCACGATGTACGTGCGTGACCACGCGCGCGCGCCGTTCTTCAAGCACATGGGCATCGATGTCGATGACTACGATCGTCGCGTCATCACGCTCACGAACCAGATCAGCCGTCAGGTGTTTCCCGATACGGTGGATACCGAGAGCGAGGCCTTCTGGGCCCTGATGGACCGGATGTGGCGCAATACGGATGCCATGCGAAAGGCCGAGGCGGCAGGCGGATTCTTGTCCAAGGTCAAGGTGGTGCTGCTCAAGGGGGCGAATGCGCTGACCTTCGTGCAGCTGTATCTGCGCCCGCCTCATCGGCAGGCGTTGCCCGCCGACGTGCGCATGCAGCCCGTCTGGTAA
- the bchL gene encoding ferredoxin:protochlorophyllide reductase (ATP-dependent) iron-sulfur ATP-binding protein gives MTATRLPILDAVGDGEGSLQVHLDENAKIDGALVIAVYGKGGIGKSTTSSNLSAAFSRLGKRVLQIGCDPKHDSTFTLTKKMVPTVIDVLESVDFHSEELRPEDFMFEGYNGVQCIEAGGPPAGTGCGGYVTGQTVKLLKEHHLLEDTDVVIFDVLGDVVCGGFAAPLQHAHYCLIVTANDFDSIFAMNRIIAAIQAKSKNYKVRLGGVVANRSKDTNEIDRFNAAVGLKTMAHFQDIDAIRRSRLKKCTIFEMEDSPEVIAAQEQYMLLASRMLDDVVPLPANPLKDREIFDLLGLD, from the coding sequence ATGACCGCGACACGACTGCCGATTCTCGACGCCGTAGGTGACGGCGAGGGTAGCCTGCAAGTGCACCTGGACGAGAACGCCAAGATAGACGGTGCGTTGGTCATTGCCGTGTACGGCAAGGGCGGCATCGGAAAGAGTACCACCTCATCGAATCTGTCGGCCGCGTTCTCGCGCCTGGGCAAGCGGGTGCTGCAGATTGGCTGCGACCCGAAGCACGACTCCACGTTCACGCTCACCAAGAAAATGGTGCCGACCGTGATCGATGTGCTCGAATCGGTCGACTTCCATTCTGAAGAGCTGCGCCCCGAAGACTTCATGTTCGAGGGCTACAACGGCGTGCAGTGTATCGAGGCCGGCGGTCCGCCAGCGGGCACCGGCTGCGGCGGCTACGTGACCGGTCAGACGGTGAAGCTGCTGAAGGAACATCACCTGCTCGAAGACACCGATGTGGTGATCTTCGACGTGCTCGGCGACGTCGTGTGCGGTGGCTTTGCCGCGCCGCTACAGCATGCGCACTACTGCCTGATCGTGACGGCCAACGATTTCGACTCCATCTTCGCGATGAACCGCATCATCGCCGCCATTCAGGCGAAGTCGAAGAACTACAAGGTGCGGCTGGGCGGCGTGGTTGCGAACCGTTCGAAGGACACCAACGAGATCGACCGCTTCAACGCGGCGGTGGGCCTCAAAACGATGGCGCACTTCCAGGACATCGATGCGATCCGCCGGAGCCGCCTGAAGAAGTGCACGATTTTCGAGATGGAAGATTCACCGGAAGTGATCGCGGCACAGGAGCAGTACATGCTGCTCGCCTCGCGCATGCTCGATGATGTGGTACCGTTGCCCGCGAATCCACTCAAGGATCGCGAGATCTTCGACCTCTTGGGGTTGGACTGA
- the bchB gene encoding ferredoxin:protochlorophyllide reductase (ATP-dependent) subunit B, which produces MELTLWTYEGPPHVGAMRIATSMTGVHYVLHAPQGDTYADLLFTMIERRDKRPPVTYTTFQARDLGGDTAELVKSAVRDAYERFKPDAMLVGESCTAELIQDQPGSLAMGMSLPIPIVPLELPAYSKKENWGASETFYHLVRTLLLPLAPAPGSPPRESVTAAATREQRRPRCNLLGGTALGFRNRDDVREITRLLQDIGVDVHVCAPLNATVKDIRAMPHADFNVVLYPEVADTTARWLQKTFGQPTVRTVPIGVLATREFVEEVGKVAGVDVSALLERERAGTAQVDASRSLLPWYSRSVDSTYLTGKRVFVFGDATHVLAAARMAKDELGFTVVGIGTYSREYARPIRDLAAALGVEALISDDYLAVEQRVTELAPELVLGTQMERHIAKRLGVPCAVISAPIHVQDVPARHSPQMGFEGANVIFDTWVHPLMMGLEEHLLHMFKDDFEFSDGATPSHLHASPSATAGERPAREESMGGQRVTPFTSRAAIELEAPEAASAVGFAEEEDETDALVAVAPMTTTWLASAEAELKKIPFFVRGKVRRNTEKYAHENGIAEITVDTLYEAKAFYGR; this is translated from the coding sequence ATGGAACTGACGCTCTGGACGTACGAAGGCCCGCCGCACGTGGGCGCGATGCGTATCGCGACCTCGATGACGGGCGTGCATTACGTCTTGCATGCGCCGCAGGGCGACACGTATGCCGATCTGCTTTTCACGATGATCGAGCGCCGTGATAAGCGGCCGCCGGTCACGTACACCACATTTCAGGCGCGCGACCTCGGTGGCGATACGGCGGAGCTGGTGAAGTCGGCCGTCCGCGACGCGTACGAGCGCTTCAAGCCCGATGCCATGCTGGTCGGCGAGTCGTGCACGGCCGAACTCATTCAGGATCAACCGGGATCGCTCGCGATGGGGATGTCGCTGCCGATCCCCATCGTGCCGCTGGAACTGCCCGCGTACTCCAAAAAGGAGAACTGGGGCGCCAGCGAAACGTTCTATCACCTCGTGCGCACCCTGTTGCTGCCGCTCGCGCCCGCGCCAGGTTCACCGCCGCGCGAAAGCGTGACCGCGGCGGCCACCCGTGAGCAGCGTCGTCCGCGCTGTAACCTGCTGGGCGGCACCGCCCTCGGCTTCCGCAATCGCGATGACGTGCGGGAAATCACGCGGCTGCTGCAGGACATTGGCGTCGACGTACACGTGTGTGCGCCGCTAAACGCCACGGTGAAAGACATCCGGGCGATGCCGCACGCCGACTTCAACGTCGTGCTGTATCCCGAAGTGGCCGACACGACGGCACGCTGGCTCCAGAAAACCTTCGGACAGCCCACGGTGCGTACGGTGCCGATCGGCGTGCTCGCCACCCGCGAGTTCGTGGAGGAAGTGGGCAAGGTCGCCGGCGTCGATGTGTCGGCGTTGCTCGAGCGTGAACGCGCTGGCACCGCGCAGGTGGATGCCAGCCGTTCGCTGCTGCCGTGGTATTCGCGCTCGGTCGACTCGACGTATCTCACCGGGAAACGCGTGTTCGTGTTCGGCGACGCCACACACGTCCTGGCCGCCGCCCGCATGGCGAAAGACGAACTCGGGTTCACGGTGGTCGGCATCGGCACCTACTCGCGCGAGTATGCCCGGCCAATTCGTGACCTCGCCGCCGCACTCGGCGTGGAAGCGCTCATCAGCGACGACTACCTCGCCGTCGAGCAGCGTGTCACCGAGCTCGCGCCCGAGCTGGTGCTGGGCACGCAGATGGAACGCCACATCGCCAAGCGGCTCGGTGTGCCGTGCGCCGTAATTTCGGCGCCGATTCACGTGCAGGATGTGCCGGCCCGGCACTCCCCGCAGATGGGCTTCGAAGGCGCCAACGTGATCTTCGATACCTGGGTGCACCCGCTCATGATGGGACTCGAAGAACACCTCCTGCACATGTTCAAAGACGACTTCGAGTTCAGCGACGGCGCCACGCCGTCGCATCTGCACGCGTCGCCGTCGGCCACGGCCGGCGAGCGGCCGGCACGCGAGGAATCGATGGGCGGTCAGCGCGTGACCCCATTTACCTCACGCGCGGCAATCGAACTCGAAGCGCCCGAAGCCGCGAGTGCTGTTGGATTTGCCGAAGAGGAAGACGAGACTGATGCGCTCGTCGCGGTCGCGCCGATGACCACGACGTGGTTGGCGTCGGCCGAAGCGGAGCTCAAGAAGATCCCGTTCTTCGTGCGCGGCAAGGTTCGTCGAAATACCGAGAAGTACGCCCACGAGAACGGTATCGCCGAGATCACCGTGGACACTCTGTACGAGGCCAAGGCATTCTATGGCCGCTAA
- the bchM gene encoding magnesium protoporphyrin IX methyltransferase, whose protein sequence is MATRLSPEVSTNPGPSFDGASPGGSHATSVSYLERRAWIGEYFDRTAATAWKTLTSDAPVSKIRASVRAGRDQMRHTLLAWLSPDLHGVRILDAGCGTGTLAIDLAKRGAEVVAIDLSPTLVTHAQERAEAEGVDIDFRSGDMLDPSLGTFDHLVAMDSLIHYDLPEMIAALGTLAPRVRERMLITVVPGTPLLVALRAVGRLFPRADRAPAIVPVSERAFRTGLLGSPVLDTWGMVGTRLVERGFYRSMAIALHHSSLGGSHAPRR, encoded by the coding sequence ATGGCCACTCGCCTCTCTCCTGAGGTTTCCACGAATCCGGGTCCGTCGTTCGACGGAGCGTCACCTGGGGGTTCGCACGCCACATCGGTGTCGTACCTCGAGCGGCGGGCCTGGATCGGGGAATATTTTGACCGCACGGCGGCCACCGCGTGGAAGACACTCACCTCCGATGCGCCGGTCTCCAAGATCCGGGCGTCGGTGCGCGCCGGTCGCGATCAGATGCGGCACACCCTGCTGGCCTGGTTGAGTCCCGACCTGCATGGCGTGCGCATCCTCGATGCGGGCTGCGGCACGGGTACGCTGGCGATCGACCTGGCCAAGCGGGGCGCCGAGGTGGTGGCGATCGACTTGTCGCCCACGCTGGTCACACATGCGCAGGAGCGTGCGGAAGCCGAAGGCGTCGACATCGATTTTCGAAGCGGCGATATGCTCGATCCTTCGCTCGGCACCTTCGATCACTTGGTGGCGATGGACTCCCTGATCCACTACGATCTGCCGGAAATGATCGCCGCACTCGGCACGCTGGCCCCGCGAGTTCGCGAGCGCATGCTGATCACCGTGGTGCCCGGTACGCCGTTGCTGGTGGCCCTGCGGGCGGTCGGGCGGCTGTTTCCGCGGGCCGACCGGGCGCCGGCGATCGTGCCGGTGTCGGAACGGGCGTTCCGGACGGGCCTTCTGGGCTCGCCCGTCCTCGATACATGGGGTATGGTTGGGACACGGCTGGTGGAGCGTGGATTTTATCGTTCGATGGCCATCGCGTTGCACCACAGTTCGTTGGGCGGCTCACACGCCCCGCGGCGCTGA